Part of the Zingiber officinale cultivar Zhangliang chromosome 8A, Zo_v1.1, whole genome shotgun sequence genome, GCGAAGGCGAATGGGACTATGAGAAGGCCAATGGTGGTGCTGGTGCCAAGCGCATGTACGCGCTCCGCTCCAAGCCCAACCGGCTCAAGAGCTGCCGGGTCTGCGAGAACTGCGGAATGGAGTTTGTCTCCTGGAAGTCTTTTCTCGAGCACGGCAAGTGCGTTTCCGGTGATGATGGCGAAGCCATCGGTTACGACGAGCACGAGCGTGAGTCTTCACTCTCCGGTGATGATGAGCTCGTCGGTTGGTCCAAGGGAAAACGCTCTCGACGAACCAAGGTGGCGATGAGCGAGGAGGAGGACCTCGCCAATTGCTTGGTCCTGCTCTCCTCCTCCCGCGTCGACACCGTCTCCGGCCTAATCGAGAGCGAGGAGTCCTGCGACTCCGCCATCAAGGAGGATCGCCAGAGGAAGGACACGATTAATGCCACTGCAACAGGGGCGGTCGAGGCGGCGGCGGCCGCGCCGAAGGCGCTTCTTCCTGCATTCACTCTTCAGACTCCTCCGGCGGTGCCCAGAGGACTCTTCGAGTGCAAGGCGTGCAAGAAGGTGTTCGCCTCGCACCAGGCGTTGGGCGGCCACCGGGCCAGCCACAAGAAGGTCAAGGGCTGCTTCGCCTCTAAGCTAAATGCCCTCGACgagacgccgccgccgccgctgcctGTGCCTGCCGACGAGGATCCCGTCATTGCTACTCACAATAGGTACAACGCCGGCAGCAGCGATCAAATGACGCTGATGTCGATGGCGATCACGTCAATCGACAACCCGGCGCCCTTGGCCGTCGTACCGGTGGCGAAGAAGAAACCGAAGGTGCACGAGTGCTCCATCTGCCACCGCGTGTTCACGTCAGGGCAGGCGTTGGGCGGCCACAAGCGGTGCCACTGGATCACCTCCAGTTCCCCACCGAACCCGACCCTGAAGCTACAACCACTCTCGGACCGCCCCGGCCTTCACCAACCGCTCACGCTCCGACCAACGCTCGTCTCCAATTCGAACTCCGACAACTTCGATCTCAACATGCTGCCGAACAACGGCGGGGCTAGGAGCCACATCGGCAGCTCATTGCGACTCGACACTCCTGCCGCCATCTACCTTCGCTCCTGGACCAACGATCATGAGCATGCGAGCAAAAACAGAGCCGGCGCCACAACCAGCAGCGACATGAacaacgacgacgacgacgatcaGAAGCACACCATCACCGACCTCCTCAAAGCTACCATGGGGGAGGACGAGGTGGACAGTAAGGTCAAACTAGCAAAGTTGAGTGAGCTCAAGGACATAAACATGGGGGAGGAGGAGAGCTCGGAGTGGCTCCAGGTTGGGATCGGCTCTTCTGCCAAAGAGGGCAGTGAGGCATGAAGATACCTACAAGCGTTCATCAACCAGCAGCCTGCAACCTGAGATCAAGAAAGATTTGACTCTGTTCTTGTAAGCTGTATGTTGTGTCTTAGTAGAGGAGTACTAGTGAAGTATGCTGTTGCAATGGAGAAGATGTAGTTCCTTCTTCTCAGTTGTAACCCTTGTTCGGCAATCTTACTCTTTAAGATTGTTGCCGGAGATCAAGTAATAAACTTGAAGAATAAAATTGCTGAATCCAACATTCAGACTTATCTGGATGATCTTGACGTTCGAAACTCATGTTGCCAAATGGGAAAGAATGACCTGTCTGAGTTGCCGAGTGCTCGAGCCAGTCGAGTGTCAAGTTGGCTGACCAGTCGAGTGCTGAGTGGGCCCAACTCTAGAGTGCCCGAGTTTGCCGAGTGCTGGGCAGGCTGTCTCAAGGGTTCATAAGGCATAGGcaaaaattttctttctaagaccttaatatttttttaaaaaataaataatatttttttaaaatagatttttttataaattattattagagatatttaattttattagtaaaatttaaaaggataatttatatattgtaaaaaaaatatttttacaattgaAAACAATGACGAAAGCATTTATATGATACAGTTTTATCCAAAATGGTCACAAACATAAAGTATGCAAATTGAaaaagtctatttatggacttaaGTAGGTGTCTAGGTATTGGAACATCAAATTTGATCAAACTGTGAAAGATTATGATTTCGATCAAAATCTTGATGAGCCTTGTgttcataagaaaattttagatGACAAGGTGATTTTTCTTGTGTTATATATGGATGACATCCTACTAATTAGGAATAATTTAAGGGTGATGACATCGGCTAAGAAATGGTTGACTCAATAATTTGATACGAAGAATTTGGGAGAAACAAATTATGTTATAGGTATCCAAATTCTTTGGAATAGAAAGAACAAGCGAATTGCTTTATCTCAATTTTCatatattgataaaatattggtAAGGTATACAAGGCAAAATTTCAAGAAAGGTCAAACACCTTTTAGGCCTGGAATTCACTTGTCAGAGGAGGAGCATCATCCTAAGAATCCAAGTGAAGTGGAATGCATGAAACGAGTTTCCTATGCTTTAGTTGTAGGAAGTCTcatatatgctatgttatgcactagACCAGATATTTGTTATGCTGTTGGGATTGTTGGTAGATATCAATCAAACCCAGGACCATAGCATTGGATTACTATAAAGCATATTCTCAAGTATCTTCGTAGAACTAGAGAATATATGTTGGTTTATTCAGCTTCAAAGTTGGCACCTGTAGGCTATACTGATTTTGATTTTCAAGCTGATAGAGACTCTTGTAAATCTACATCAGGATCTGCGTTTATATTGGGTGGTGGTGCTATTGTTTGGAGGAGTATCAAGCAATCTTGCATTGTTGATTCCATAATGGAAGCGGAGTATATGACAGCTTGTGAAGCAGCGAAAGAAGCTGTTTGACTGAAAATTTTTTTGTAGAGTCTTGAGGTTGTTCCTTCTACATCAAAGGTCATTACTTTGTActttgataatagtggtgcagtcgTAAATGCAAAAGAGCCCAGAAATCATCAACGTGTAAAGCACATTGAACGAATGTATCACTTAGTGAGGGATATTGTTCAACGAGGAGACATGACAGTCTGCAAGATAGCATCTGTTGAAAATCTTGTTGATCATTTTATTAAAAGCTTAACTGTTAGAGCTTTTGAGGAACATATTCAAAATATGGGTCTACTAGACATGTCTCATTTACTCTAGGGCAAGTGGGAGAATAATGTTCAATAGTATAGTGCTTATCGAGTACTTTTGTTATGACATTTtgaaattcaaatattttttgtttatttatttaaataaatttgttttgaGCATTGCATATGTCTATTGACTTGTTGTATTATTATAAATCGAGTGTTTAGTTGTTAAACACGGAAAGATTCAATTTGTAATTCAgttcaaaaattttattatccACGATTAGTAAATAAATAAGGACAAATTATTTTGACAAGATCGTCTCAATTTGATTAAAGTCTATCTTTGGCTTGGTAATAAAGTTAGGGATAAATTTGGTTGTATTGTATTGGATCACgtgagatttaaatttaatttgatcataCTAATTCAAATTCACTTGATTATCATACATACCACCTCAATCTTGAGTGGATAATGAACTTTGATTACTAACTTAAAGTTCTTTGAGGCATCAATGAGTGAGATCAGACTATTGGTCAATATCTCGAAATTTTGGGAATTAAAGTGAAATAACAAAGAACATATATTCACAATATGGAATCTGCCACCTTGTCAATAGGTGTGATCATGAACTCACGAGTTCTTCTAAACGGCAATAAAATCGGAGCTTAGTAATTTAACATTCTTATTGAATTTATTATGTGATGTGATCACATGGGGCTGTCAAAGAGAAAATGAGGGATGAGTAATTATGAATATCTAATAGGGGCAATATGGAAATAGTTCCCTATTTTAGATGTTCTAATTAATCGACGGAGGTGATATGTTGGGTTGATCAATCATATGATATGCTTATTAATTTTAGGCTTCAGTGATTTCAATTAAATTGAGAGTGCATCTTATTCTTTTAGCAGAGTAGAATAATTaagattaataaattatcttGATTAATCATGAGTTGATTAGATCAAATTAATTTATTGGAGCTTAATTTAATTGATTCCGATTAGGTCCTTGGTAGCTtgaatataaacttgaataaattatATGAGTTATAATTTATGGAATTTATAAGAATAAATTAATTGGATAATTATGTCATTATATATGGAAAGTTTATATCAGAatcttcctaatatgataagatatgatacaATTTGATAATCCATTAATTTATAGAAAAAATATAATTACATATCTTGGTTTGGAATTATTTCATCTTTCTAGGCTACTTTATAAATAACGTAGTTGGGTAAAGTTGTGACCACACACATAATAATCTTACATTTTGAGTTTGAGAGAACACCGGAGAAGGCTTGAAGGTTTGAAGCGTAGATTCAGTGTAGATTAGAATTGTTAAAGCAGGCTTCAAGGGTAATCTCTAATTCTTTGTGTGTTGTGATTAATTATTCGTGTTAAATACGTAGAACAATCACGATCCTGTGAAGTAGAGATTATTGGAATCACAAGAAACTAATTTTATGATTTGATATTCTCGACCTTAGCTTTCATTGGTATCATATGTTAGGTCGATCAATCAGAGGATATGATTATTGATTTTAGGCTTCAGTGATCATAATTAAATTGAGAGTACAATCTTATTCTTTTAGTGGAGTAGAATaagattaataaattatcttGATTAATCATGAGTTGATTAGATCAAATTAATTTATTGGAGCTTAATTTAATTGGGTCTGATCAAGTCTCTTTAGTGGCTCGAATATAGACTTGGATAAATTATATGAGTTATAATTTATGGAATTTGTATgaata contains:
- the LOC122010712 gene encoding uncharacterized protein LOC122010712 produces the protein MAMEQEQDDQGPQRDYKHYCRICKKGFVCGRSLGGHMRAHGLMDGAAGFSAVETSGEGEWDYEKANGGAGAKRMYALRSKPNRLKSCRVCENCGMEFVSWKSFLEHGKCVSGDDGEAIGYDEHERESSLSGDDELVGWSKGKRSRRTKVAMSEEEDLANCLVLLSSSRVDTVSGLIESEESCDSAIKEDRQRKDTINATATGAVEAAAAAPKALLPAFTLQTPPAVPRGLFECKACKKVFASHQALGGHRASHKKVKGCFASKLNALDETPPPPLPVPADEDPVIATHNRYNAGSSDQMTLMSMKKPKVHECSICHRVFTSGQALGGHKRCHWITSSSPPNPTLKLQPLSDRPGLHQPLTLRPTLVSNSNSDNFDLNMLPNNGGARSHIGSSLRLDTPAAIYLRSWTNDHEHASKNRAGATTSSDMNNDDDDDQKHTITDLLKATMGEDEVDSKVKLAKLSELKDINMGEEESSEWLQVGIGSSAKEGTSKLAPVGYTDFDFQADRDSCKSTSGSAFILGGGAIVWRSIKQSCIVDSIMEAEYMTACEAAKEAV